A part of Thermosphaera sp. genomic DNA contains:
- a CDS encoding beta-CASP ribonuclease aCPSF1, with protein sequence MKIDKSVLNRNKIALLENIVREIPPELQLSNIEFEGPSIVVYVGNRKAISEHLDLAQNIAKKVRKRVVIRVSTNSRLSVEEAKKKIIEIAPKEAGLDPNGIYFDETSGEVWVKVEKPGLIVGRGNYVRHRILAETGWRAIPMRASPLESKVLREVVAGTLKQSEYRLEFLRRLGDRIHRDVIFRNNYVRITALGGFREVGRSSILVETRESRLLLDMGINTGAMEDPFRAYPFIDVDSLKLEELDGVIVTHSHLDHVGLVPILYKYGYKGPLYVTKPTRELMIVMLKDLIEVSRRSGRYLPFSEKDLSTMILHTITVEYDEVTDVAPDVKLTMYNAGHILGSAIVHLHVGMGLHNIVYTGDFKYASTRLLDRANTEFPRVETLIMESTYGATRQQNRLEAESELVNIVKKTVERQGIVLIPVFAVGRGQEIILILNEAMKNGSIPKLNVYVEGLVNEVTAIHTQYPEYLSRGIREAIYRGENPFVEDWLNIIESGVARPDIVEDRPSVIIATSGMLTGGPAVDYLKLLASDPRNSLVFVGYQAEGTLGRKIRDGMRELSMVVDNKVEVVKIGLEVYSIDGFSGHSDQGELVRYVQNIKPKPRKIILNHGEAAAIDTLAKLLRRVVQSPGSGYNSPPDIYAPSNLETVHLTG encoded by the coding sequence GTGAAAATTGATAAATCAGTGTTAAATAGGAATAAGATTGCCCTACTCGAGAACATCGTGAGGGAGATTCCACCGGAGCTCCAACTATCCAACATAGAGTTTGAAGGACCCTCAATAGTAGTTTACGTTGGAAACAGGAAAGCCATAAGCGAGCACTTGGACCTGGCCCAGAACATCGCGAAGAAGGTTAGGAAGCGAGTCGTGATAAGGGTTTCAACGAACTCCCGCCTCTCGGTCGAAGAGGCTAAGAAAAAGATAATCGAGATAGCCCCTAAGGAGGCGGGCCTCGATCCCAACGGCATATACTTCGATGAGACGAGCGGCGAGGTATGGGTGAAGGTTGAGAAGCCGGGTCTCATAGTCGGCAGGGGCAACTACGTTAGACACAGGATTCTAGCCGAGACCGGGTGGAGGGCGATACCGATGAGAGCTAGCCCGCTGGAGTCTAAGGTGCTCAGGGAGGTAGTAGCCGGGACTTTGAAGCAGAGCGAGTACAGGCTTGAATTCCTCCGCAGGCTCGGCGACAGGATTCACAGGGATGTGATATTCAGGAACAACTATGTCAGGATCACTGCTCTAGGAGGCTTCAGGGAGGTTGGAAGGTCTTCGATACTCGTGGAGACCCGGGAGAGCAGGCTATTGCTGGACATGGGGATTAACACCGGCGCCATGGAAGACCCCTTTAGAGCGTACCCGTTCATCGACGTTGACTCCTTAAAGCTCGAGGAGTTGGACGGCGTTATCGTGACTCACTCGCATCTGGACCACGTAGGGCTTGTGCCGATACTGTACAAGTATGGTTACAAGGGACCATTATACGTGACTAAGCCTACTAGGGAGCTCATGATAGTGATGCTTAAGGACTTGATAGAAGTATCGAGGAGGTCCGGGAGATACCTCCCGTTCTCCGAGAAGGATTTGTCGACGATGATACTTCACACGATAACGGTTGAGTATGATGAGGTTACCGATGTCGCCCCCGACGTAAAGCTCACGATGTATAATGCGGGCCACATACTCGGCTCAGCCATAGTCCACCTGCACGTTGGCATGGGCTTGCACAACATCGTCTACACTGGCGACTTCAAGTATGCTTCGACCAGGCTCCTCGACAGAGCCAACACCGAGTTCCCCAGAGTTGAAACCCTCATCATGGAGTCAACCTATGGCGCAACCAGGCAGCAGAACAGGCTTGAGGCTGAATCCGAGCTCGTCAATATTGTGAAGAAAACCGTGGAGCGCCAGGGGATCGTCCTGATACCGGTTTTCGCGGTTGGAAGGGGGCAGGAGATCATCTTGATACTGAATGAAGCAATGAAGAACGGCTCGATACCGAAGCTCAACGTATACGTCGAGGGGTTGGTCAACGAGGTGACAGCTATCCATACCCAGTATCCCGAGTACTTGAGCAGGGGTATTCGAGAAGCAATCTACCGTGGTGAGAACCCGTTTGTGGAGGATTGGTTGAATATTATTGAGTCTGGAGTGGCGAGGCCGGACATAGTCGAGGATCGTCCCTCGGTGATCATAGCTACGAGCGGCATGCTCACGGGCGGGCCCGCAGTAGATTACCTCAAGCTGTTGGCCAGCGACCCTAGGAACAGCCTCGTCTTCGTAGGTTACCAGGCCGAGGGCACTCTGGGCAGGAAGATAAGGGACGGCATGAGAGAGCTTTCAATGGTTGTTGACAACAAGGTTGAAGTAGTCAAGATCGGTCTCGAAGTCTACAGCATAGACGGGTTCAGCGGTCACAGCGACCAGGGCGAACTGGTGAGGTATGTTCAGAACATTAAGCCTAAGCCGAGGAAGATCATCCTAAACCACGGGGAGGCCGCAGCGATCGATACTTTAGCCAAGCTTCTCAGGAGAGTGGTTCAATCCCCCGGCTCGGGCTACAACTCGCCCCCCGACATCTATGCGCCGTCGAACCTGGAGACGGTCCACTTGACGGGTTAA
- a CDS encoding nicotinamide-nucleotide adenylyltransferase — MPRRVLMPGRFQPFHNGHYYAMKSLLEDFDEVVLAIGSAQEGFTCQNPFTAGERLEMIDLLLRSEGLRSRVWLIPVPDLRMPLAWTAHVLSMVPRVEAVASGNPHVLYIYEWAGFKTIKLALHEPFKYNGSRIRRLMLENGDWESLVPSIIAEHVKSLGGVERVRAVCADGVH; from the coding sequence ATGCCTAGGAGGGTTTTAATGCCCGGGAGGTTTCAACCGTTTCACAATGGACACTATTACGCGATGAAGAGCCTTCTCGAGGATTTCGACGAAGTGGTTCTAGCGATTGGTAGCGCTCAGGAGGGCTTCACGTGTCAAAACCCCTTCACGGCTGGGGAAAGGCTGGAGATGATCGACCTCCTCCTGAGGTCTGAGGGATTGAGGAGCAGGGTTTGGCTGATACCTGTGCCGGATTTGAGGATGCCGCTAGCCTGGACCGCTCACGTTCTCTCGATGGTTCCCAGGGTCGAGGCAGTTGCATCGGGCAACCCTCACGTGCTCTACATCTACGAGTGGGCGGGTTTTAAGACGATTAAGCTAGCGCTTCACGAGCCGTTTAAATACAACGGCTCCAGGATAAGAAGGTTGATGCTCGAGAACGGCGACTGGGAGAGCCTGGTTCCAAGCATTATAGCCGAGCACGTTAAGAGCCTGGGGGGCGTGGAGAGGGTTAGAGCGGTGTGCGCTGATGGAGTACATTGA
- the rtcA gene encoding RNA 3'-terminal phosphate cyclase: MEYIEVDGSFGEGGGQILRYSLALSSLTMKPVRVYNIRARRSNPGLRPQHLAAVKALAEVSGAEVKGAGVGSTEVFFKPRRRAHGRINIDVGTAGSASLVIQAVLPVLLYAPGWSILTVKGGTDVQWSPPIDYMSRVFAHNIKHLGVEADVKLVKRGHYPRGGGVVEVFVKPVREALKPVDLVKRGRPLKAVVVSHSVKLPRHVAERQASTASILVERVIGVKPEVVLDVPPPERDDHLGPGSGVLVYVEAEPWVRLGGDSLGEKGKPAERVGEEAVRRLVEDYETGLAFDRHMGDMIIPYLFLAEGTSRIGVSRITSHLTTALEISKLFFPDAEARIEGSEDGPGIVEVKSPGFQP, encoded by the coding sequence ATGGAGTACATTGAGGTTGACGGGAGCTTCGGGGAGGGAGGGGGACAGATACTAAGATACTCGCTAGCGCTCTCATCGCTCACAATGAAGCCTGTCAGAGTCTACAACATAAGGGCGAGGAGGAGCAACCCCGGGCTGAGGCCCCAGCACTTAGCCGCTGTCAAAGCGCTCGCCGAGGTCTCGGGCGCGGAGGTCAAGGGCGCCGGCGTTGGGAGCACGGAGGTGTTCTTCAAGCCGAGGAGGAGAGCTCACGGAAGGATTAACATAGATGTTGGGACGGCGGGAAGCGCATCCCTAGTCATTCAGGCAGTGCTTCCGGTCCTGTTGTACGCCCCGGGCTGGTCGATCCTCACGGTTAAAGGGGGGACGGATGTCCAGTGGAGCCCTCCGATCGACTACATGTCAAGGGTTTTCGCCCATAACATTAAGCACCTTGGAGTCGAAGCAGACGTCAAGCTGGTGAAGAGAGGGCACTATCCAAGGGGAGGCGGGGTCGTGGAAGTCTTCGTGAAACCTGTCAGGGAAGCGTTGAAGCCCGTAGACCTCGTGAAAAGGGGGAGACCTCTGAAAGCCGTCGTGGTGAGCCACTCGGTTAAACTCCCCAGGCACGTGGCGGAGAGGCAGGCCTCCACCGCTTCAATCCTGGTGGAGAGGGTAATCGGGGTTAAGCCTGAAGTGGTGCTTGATGTTCCGCCCCCCGAGAGGGACGACCACCTTGGACCTGGGAGCGGCGTGCTCGTCTACGTTGAGGCTGAACCGTGGGTGAGGTTGGGCGGGGATTCCCTCGGCGAGAAGGGAAAGCCTGCTGAGAGAGTCGGCGAGGAAGCTGTTAGGAGGCTGGTTGAGGACTACGAGACGGGTTTGGCTTTCGACAGGCACATGGGGGACATGATTATTCCTTACTTGTTTCTCGCTGAAGGGACCAGTAGGATCGGTGTGTCGAGAATTACATCGCATTTGACCACGGCTCTCGAGATATCCAAGCTGTTCTTCCCTGATGCTGAGGCAAGGATTGAAGGGTCTGAGGATGGACCGGGGATTGTAGAGGTCAAGAGCCCCGGCTTCCAGCCTTAA
- a CDS encoding GTPase, with amino-acid sequence MKPEDFRRSVVHDPAEFLGMLERRVKSAGKAGGRGRTQRERLLEKLSTCYQLVDNELATAEGVVKTVLKLGGFHRELFKLETGQDPLNTARRIEALRRIARNIYLETRSELRSSASSREQRESFRRGVGRIISVYKRNRGVFSTVRSISIALSKMPDVSGDLRVIIAGMPQVGKSTLISRLTNAKPEIGLYPFTTKNIIAGHLIVEPYGRIVLIDTPGILDRPMNVRNIVENRAVLAVKYLADRLLFLFDPTPTAYYSIEEQLNVYREVVELLEGKPLAVALNKADATPPEVLQAVSDRVEKETGVKPLAISALTGLNLQALRNMLVEWLKAGSRGS; translated from the coding sequence TTGAAGCCCGAGGATTTCAGAAGGAGCGTGGTCCACGACCCGGCCGAGTTCTTGGGGATGCTTGAGAGGAGGGTGAAATCTGCTGGAAAAGCCGGCGGGCGGGGAAGAACACAAAGAGAGAGGCTTCTAGAGAAGCTTTCAACATGTTATCAGCTAGTCGACAACGAGCTAGCTACAGCTGAGGGAGTCGTTAAGACTGTGTTGAAACTGGGGGGTTTCCACAGGGAATTGTTCAAGCTCGAGACAGGACAAGACCCTCTTAACACCGCTAGAAGAATCGAAGCCCTGAGGAGGATTGCCAGAAACATCTACCTGGAGACCAGGAGTGAGTTGAGATCCTCTGCTAGCAGCAGGGAGCAGAGGGAGTCTTTCAGGAGAGGGGTTGGGAGAATTATTTCAGTATACAAGAGGAACCGGGGCGTCTTCTCAACGGTGAGGAGCATCTCCATAGCTCTCTCGAAAATGCCGGATGTATCAGGGGATTTGAGGGTGATAATCGCGGGGATGCCCCAGGTCGGCAAGTCCACGCTGATATCGAGGCTCACCAACGCGAAGCCGGAGATAGGGCTGTACCCCTTCACAACCAAGAACATCATCGCTGGACACTTGATCGTTGAACCATACGGTAGGATAGTCCTCATAGACACTCCGGGCATACTCGACAGGCCTATGAACGTGAGAAATATCGTGGAGAACAGGGCTGTGCTTGCCGTGAAATACTTAGCGGACCGCCTCCTCTTCCTCTTCGACCCCACGCCGACAGCCTACTACAGTATCGAGGAGCAGTTGAACGTTTACAGGGAAGTCGTGGAGCTCCTCGAGGGCAAGCCCCTAGCCGTGGCTTTAAACAAGGCTGACGCCACACCCCCCGAAGTCCTCCAGGCAGTATCGGATAGAGTTGAAAAGGAGACAGGGGTTAAACCCTTAGCGATATCCGCCCTGACCGGTTTAAACCTCCAGGCCCTGAGAAACATGCTGGTGGAATGGCTTAAGGCTGGAAGCCGGGGCTCTTGA
- a CDS encoding TFIIB-type zinc ribbon-containing protein — MESPSCPSCGSPLVWDYREGIVVCSKCGLVVEGILEDTVASFEKEPEPPSRRRRHARKIVSENYSLNMRLFKMAEKKIRNRPWLIVDYDAVLSSKRFVKTIKSKASIEAVENIEANGYWDDVRNGLTLIEKLNPALLSRSERSKYALAYMLSVRVKTGKTPGPEEITKVFNISDTNYRRLHGIVKNLSSRISQALPSQELVH, encoded by the coding sequence ATGGAGAGCCCTTCATGCCCCTCTTGCGGGAGTCCCCTCGTCTGGGATTATCGCGAAGGAATCGTCGTCTGCAGTAAGTGCGGGCTCGTAGTAGAAGGCATTCTCGAGGATACCGTTGCAAGCTTCGAGAAGGAGCCCGAGCCTCCATCCAGGAGAAGGCGTCACGCGAGGAAGATAGTGTCGGAGAACTACTCGTTGAACATGAGGCTTTTCAAAATGGCTGAGAAAAAGATCCGGAATAGGCCTTGGCTCATAGTCGACTACGACGCGGTCTTATCGTCTAAAAGGTTTGTTAAAACCATAAAGTCTAAGGCGTCGATCGAAGCCGTCGAGAACATCGAGGCCAACGGGTACTGGGATGACGTGAGGAATGGGTTAACGCTCATAGAGAAGCTCAACCCAGCCCTCCTCTCGAGGAGTGAGAGGAGCAAGTACGCTCTAGCATACATGCTCTCAGTAAGAGTTAAGACTGGGAAGACCCCTGGGCCCGAGGAGATCACGAAAGTATTCAACATCAGCGATACGAACTATAGGAGGCTCCACGGGATCGTTAAAAACCTCTCGTCAAGGATTAGTCAAGCCCTTCCTTCCCAGGAGCTGGTGCATTAA
- a CDS encoding DUF1295 domain-containing protein produces MRKLVLIISLVFSVFFAYAITFALTEIIRLLNKWMLGISPDCILLSDFPRCQEAEASLRVLGYFSLALVFTVIIVGFIADRLKIALLGSIILYLPVIGYFAFTMFFLAGVGVLRFLWIPFIDSEILIRLGFITHLPLKILNFLASSTASLLVSNTSWEFTVPICFAFMITGLSIFTVSSATWIYDRLVCKKLSLHGVYKYSRHPQYLGFIVWSYGFFSLASTAESGRGWAPPMPGLPWLITTMLIITIALLEEVKLRRELSTKYLEYAGQTPFMIPLPRPILKILAHSSRKITGREFPETRSDVFKAMLAYSALIMLVSLCLSHFEL; encoded by the coding sequence TTGAGAAAACTCGTGCTAATCATCTCTCTCGTCTTCTCCGTGTTCTTCGCTTATGCTATTACTTTCGCGCTTACAGAAATCATTAGGTTGCTGAACAAATGGATGCTCGGGATCTCGCCCGACTGCATACTACTGTCCGATTTTCCCCGATGCCAGGAGGCTGAGGCCAGCCTAAGGGTTTTAGGATACTTTTCTTTAGCCCTGGTCTTCACTGTAATAATAGTTGGTTTCATCGCTGACAGGTTGAAAATAGCCCTTCTAGGCTCGATAATCCTGTACCTACCAGTCATAGGCTACTTCGCCTTTACAATGTTCTTCCTAGCAGGAGTAGGAGTGTTGAGATTCTTGTGGATACCTTTTATAGACTCCGAGATCCTCATAAGACTAGGGTTCATCACTCACCTGCCGTTGAAGATCCTCAACTTCCTAGCATCCAGCACGGCGAGCCTGCTCGTCTCGAACACGAGTTGGGAATTCACTGTGCCGATTTGCTTCGCTTTCATGATAACGGGTCTCTCAATATTCACAGTGAGCTCGGCAACCTGGATCTACGACAGGCTAGTATGCAAGAAGCTTAGCCTTCACGGAGTTTACAAGTATAGTAGGCATCCCCAATACCTGGGATTCATTGTATGGAGCTACGGATTCTTCTCGCTTGCAAGCACGGCCGAGAGCGGGAGAGGATGGGCCCCGCCGATGCCCGGATTACCCTGGCTCATAACCACCATGTTGATCATAACTATAGCACTGCTGGAGGAGGTTAAGCTGAGGAGAGAGTTGAGCACAAAATACTTAGAATACGCTGGTCAAACCCCCTTTATGATCCCGCTACCCAGACCGATCTTGAAAATCCTAGCGCATTCTTCGAGAAAAATTACGGGTAGGGAATTCCCCGAGACACGGAGCGATGTATTCAAGGCTATGCTAGCGTATTCAGCACTGATCATGCTGGTCTCCCTGTGCTTATCCCACTTCGAACTGTGA
- a CDS encoding SdrD B-like domain-containing protein, which translates to MRCIIITIVLKILKSIILFSFILLSTLAPMTAFSVAGGEAGTTLSAYIEATPVYRCTYPWSIEKTANATNIYLSPSSPVVYVEYAVSVEKLEPECQYSLEGYVSVTNGGDIATEGLSISIDVYANPPWKNQIINDYPVDVSSYPVIYPGETVIYYFSIPVPEDYWNTAYFKLTGNVTILNHSGWLGQPFGPSPSTTTSSMTIIYVNDEVHVQDSNGYEWTFTATSQVSYIVEFNYDASRGDYYVHENTAIIVETGQSSTWTVEIYQELPRASTISGIVFWDNNFDGVYNEGDTPIWNVQVDLYLWDDDQGWVYLASTYTNEAGHYYFSVDASKTYKTVVHKPICYECLLVESTTPEYYEIIVEEGYTYPGNDFGFVCLVQLTGAKSKGYWSWSLYDKKARTWATRIGGEDVNYVNQALNTSFTSPLEIANYLTTSVYGDMKTALTQQLIATLLNLKYGYVNGSNVVYYNDTFTTINEIVNNSINALSLQDRATQEYYKTLLDFINNNCVLIIHPV; encoded by the coding sequence ATGAGGTGTATTATAATTACAATAGTGTTAAAGATATTGAAATCTATTATTCTATTCTCATTCATTCTACTCAGTACGCTAGCACCAATGACCGCGTTTTCGGTGGCTGGAGGAGAGGCTGGAACAACTCTTTCAGCGTATATTGAGGCGACTCCCGTATATCGATGCACATATCCGTGGAGTATCGAGAAGACTGCTAACGCGACAAATATCTATCTCTCGCCGAGTAGTCCAGTAGTCTACGTCGAATACGCTGTGAGCGTTGAGAAACTTGAACCAGAGTGTCAATACAGTCTTGAAGGATATGTGAGCGTGACAAACGGAGGCGATATAGCAACAGAGGGCTTGTCGATAAGTATTGACGTGTATGCCAATCCACCGTGGAAAAACCAGATCATTAACGACTACCCTGTGGATGTTTCATCATACCCGGTAATATATCCCGGTGAAACAGTAATATATTACTTCTCGATACCTGTTCCCGAAGACTACTGGAACACGGCTTATTTCAAACTCACTGGCAACGTGACTATTCTAAACCACAGCGGCTGGCTGGGACAGCCCTTCGGTCCAAGCCCGTCTACAACGACCTCAAGCATGACCATCATCTACGTCAACGACGAAGTACACGTTCAGGATTCCAATGGATATGAGTGGACGTTCACCGCGACAAGCCAGGTATCATACATAGTTGAATTTAACTACGATGCTTCGAGAGGAGACTACTACGTCCACGAGAACACTGCGATAATTGTTGAAACAGGACAGTCTTCTACATGGACTGTTGAGATTTATCAAGAATTACCTAGGGCTTCAACGATAAGTGGCATAGTTTTCTGGGACAACAACTTCGACGGAGTATACAATGAAGGAGATACTCCCATATGGAACGTGCAAGTAGATCTATACTTGTGGGACGATGATCAGGGCTGGGTCTATCTAGCATCCACGTACACTAACGAAGCAGGACACTACTACTTCAGCGTAGACGCTTCTAAAACATACAAAACCGTAGTTCACAAGCCAATCTGCTATGAATGCTTACTAGTTGAATCAACAACTCCCGAGTACTATGAGATAATTGTCGAGGAAGGCTACACATATCCCGGTAACGACTTCGGATTCGTGTGCCTAGTTCAGTTGACAGGCGCGAAGAGCAAAGGATACTGGAGCTGGTCTCTCTACGACAAGAAGGCTCGAACCTGGGCCACGAGGATAGGAGGAGAAGACGTGAACTATGTAAACCAGGCCTTGAACACGAGCTTTACGAGTCCATTGGAAATCGCGAATTACTTAACAACCTCGGTCTATGGCGATATGAAAACAGCTCTCACGCAACAGCTAATAGCTACGTTGTTAAACTTGAAGTATGGATACGTAAATGGAAGCAACGTTGTCTACTACAATGATACATTCACAACGATCAACGAAATCGTGAACAACTCTATAAATGCCCTGAGCTTGCAGGACAGGGCTACACAGGAGTACTATAAGACACTGCTCGACTTTATCAACAACAACTGTGTACTCATAATTCACCCAGTGTGA